One genomic region from Jilunia laotingensis encodes:
- a CDS encoding site-specific integrase: MKGINRNLLKKQDETKLRLNFNLKQVRDEKRLTQIMLVTTINQKRIRIYTKLRIEPEYWDHRNHRCYLFDHLNLREKRRLKHINKQIEDIVFSLIEADERLAMRGEYLSAPTIREVVKENQYHGQLIKDPITCLKGLIDDYEKSVNRKGHRGIESTKTTYLTALNRLIEFNKQRNTPITSFDDFNKKFFIDFTNYLYGYAFGKSTKKAHYTQNTVINTLKVLKNLLHRAYDNEMTTNNYFLKVQTTLPSDSSEQIYLREKEIHKFAAVFTENDLEREVRDMFVIACYTALRISDIQQLNHAIIKEGVLSLYQTKTKELVNIPIFKEVAPIIAHYQQIGFPVINSVKANKIVKVLAARCNIDEIICYKESRGGETHIRNTPKYNMVSFHTARRSCVTNLYKRGYPINYVMTLSGHRSIQAFQRYLKASSKELMSDFVHLLKKDKAI; encoded by the coding sequence ATGAAAGGTATTAATCGTAATCTGTTAAAAAAACAAGATGAAACAAAGCTTAGGCTAAATTTCAACCTTAAGCAAGTAAGAGATGAAAAGAGATTAACACAAATCATGCTTGTGACTACTATTAACCAAAAGCGAATCCGGATATACACCAAACTGCGGATCGAACCAGAATATTGGGATCACCGGAATCACCGTTGTTACCTGTTCGATCACTTAAATTTGCGTGAAAAACGGCGTTTAAAACATATCAATAAGCAAATAGAAGACATTGTTTTTTCTTTGATAGAGGCCGATGAAAGGCTTGCTATGCGAGGGGAATATTTATCTGCTCCCACTATTCGGGAAGTTGTGAAAGAAAATCAGTACCATGGACAACTAATAAAAGATCCAATCACCTGTTTGAAGGGATTGATTGATGATTATGAAAAAAGCGTCAATCGTAAAGGACATCGTGGTATTGAAAGTACCAAAACAACTTATCTGACAGCTCTAAATCGGTTAATAGAGTTCAACAAACAAAGAAATACTCCAATCACTTCATTTGATGATTTCAATAAAAAGTTTTTCATTGATTTTACAAATTATCTTTATGGCTATGCGTTTGGCAAAAGTACTAAAAAAGCTCACTATACTCAAAATACAGTTATCAATACACTCAAAGTACTAAAAAACTTATTGCATAGGGCATATGACAATGAAATGACTACTAATAATTATTTTTTGAAAGTACAGACCACTCTGCCTTCTGATTCAAGTGAACAAATATATTTGCGTGAAAAGGAAATCCACAAATTCGCTGCTGTATTCACTGAAAACGACTTAGAGCGTGAGGTACGGGATATGTTTGTAATAGCTTGTTATACCGCTTTAAGGATCAGTGATATACAGCAGCTGAATCATGCCATTATTAAAGAAGGTGTGCTTTCATTGTATCAGACAAAAACGAAAGAATTAGTTAATATTCCTATTTTCAAAGAGGTAGCACCAATTATTGCACATTATCAACAAATTGGTTTTCCTGTTATTAATAGTGTTAAAGCTAACAAAATAGTGAAAGTGCTTGCAGCACGATGTAATATTGACGAAATTATTTGTTACAAAGAATCCAGAGGTGGAGAAACTCATATTAGAAATACTCCAAAATACAATATGGTAAGTTTCCATACTGCTCGTAGAAGTTGTGTCACTAATTTATATAAAAGGGGGTATCCCATCAACTATGTTATGACACTTTCCGGACACCGCTCTATCCAAGCCTTTCAGAGATATCTGAAAGCATCAAGTAAAGAGCTAATGTCCGACTTTGTCCATTTGTTGAAAAAAGACAAAGCTATCTGA
- a CDS encoding nucleotidyltransferase domain-containing protein produces the protein MSLTIEQEQFFSLLRAGLWGEAADASLFTTDTDWRSIFTLANKQALLGIVFDGIQTLPRNIRPDRKLYLQWCSIIEQIEQENLTLNEKLKNIFSLYKNNGIIPILLKGQGVAQNYRNPEHRQCGDIDVYIRGNQYNIANTLLRVEGNDQLEECNRHTHIIWHGIHVENHRIISSLNEPRANRFFQEAITQWFPHGACETNINGYKVLVPPVDFNVVYILIHSVLHYLNEGVGLRQVCDWVCLLHAQQEKLDPHTINVLLQGTGMLKAAKAFGILAVTWLGFPEKELPFQLDEHDMKRGSLLLEHIFQSGNFGKYDPNRKKRPKGYWSGKWNTFSSTWTRTRQFGDLAPAEARWRPLMMFLDFTKMQIKKRLS, from the coding sequence ATGAGTCTCACCATTGAACAAGAACAATTTTTCTCTCTTTTAAGAGCTGGTTTATGGGGTGAAGCAGCTGATGCCTCCCTTTTTACTACTGATACCGATTGGAGATCAATTTTCACATTGGCTAACAAACAAGCGTTGCTGGGAATAGTATTTGACGGTATTCAGACACTTCCTAGGAATATACGTCCTGACCGTAAACTGTATCTACAATGGTGCAGTATCATAGAACAAATAGAACAGGAAAATTTGACTCTAAATGAGAAGCTGAAAAATATATTTTCTCTTTATAAAAACAATGGAATCATTCCGATATTGCTTAAGGGACAAGGAGTTGCACAAAATTATAGGAATCCTGAGCATCGTCAATGTGGTGATATTGATGTGTATATCAGAGGCAATCAATATAATATAGCAAATACTCTTTTGCGCGTAGAAGGAAATGATCAACTTGAAGAATGTAATAGGCATACTCACATCATCTGGCATGGAATTCATGTAGAAAACCACCGGATAATTTCTAGTTTGAATGAACCTAGAGCTAATCGCTTTTTTCAAGAAGCAATAACACAATGGTTTCCACACGGAGCATGTGAAACAAATATCAATGGGTATAAAGTATTGGTACCTCCTGTTGACTTTAATGTCGTTTATATTCTGATCCATTCCGTTCTACATTATTTAAACGAGGGAGTCGGATTACGTCAAGTATGTGATTGGGTCTGTCTATTACATGCACAACAAGAAAAATTGGATCCTCATACTATCAATGTCCTCTTACAAGGTACAGGGATGCTCAAAGCCGCGAAAGCTTTTGGAATTCTTGCCGTAACATGGTTGGGCTTTCCTGAGAAAGAACTTCCTTTTCAATTAGATGAACATGATATGAAACGGGGAAGTCTGCTGCTAGAACATATTTTTCAAAGTGGTAATTTCGGCAAATATGATCCCAATAGGAAAAAGAGACCCAAAGGATATTGGAGCGGCAAATGGAATACCTTCTCTAGTACTTGGACACGAACTCGCCAATTTGGCGATCTAGCTCCTGCGGAAGCACGATGGCGTCCACTAATGATGTTTTTGGATTTCACTAAAATGCAGATTAAAAAGAGACTATCCTAA
- a CDS encoding ABC transporter ATP-binding protein — translation MAGWVALSVLARSILDFFGIAALIPVLIMVLGKDSNPTKALQLCVAVFVFVLLKNALVMRLARFQNHFLLDIYKLFSRQMFCNYYNRGFLFLKGKSSVQLAHEVNFICYTFSLCVLSPLFKIVGEALLLLMMIAALIIWAPLSGILLCVGFLPIVILYVRIVKKRLRSYGTEELEARRNQSRTVVEAFRGYPELEISEAFQSLLTSFDLGLNVIAKNRLRMEITQLFPSFLSEISIIIGLALLIGLSGGDLGVMSGVFAIAAYRMIPSVRGILNSWSTLQNASHSITTIAEGLEKQEERTMNQESDFQFKHAIKIKNLTFIFPDGGVILKNLNFNIARGEKIGIRGSSGSGKSTLFNLLLGFLQPTFGEIWIDERALTSVNRRQWHKLVGYVPQEIFIIQGSLAENIALGQKEIDRNKIMRVLSQVKLKEWAEMLPQGINTYLGEYGSRLSGGQKQRIGIARALYKDAEVLFFDEATSALDNETEHEINLALEELSVRYKELTMIVIAHRESSLTFCDRIIEL, via the coding sequence ATGGCTGGATGGGTTGCACTTTCAGTATTGGCCCGTTCGATATTGGATTTTTTTGGCATAGCAGCTTTGATTCCTGTTTTAATAATGGTTTTAGGCAAAGATTCTAATCCAACAAAAGCACTCCAACTCTGTGTGGCAGTATTTGTATTTGTCCTTTTAAAAAATGCTTTGGTCATGAGGCTTGCCCGTTTCCAAAACCATTTTTTACTGGATATATACAAACTATTTAGTCGACAAATGTTCTGTAATTATTATAACAGAGGATTTTTATTCTTAAAAGGCAAGAGTAGCGTACAATTGGCGCATGAGGTTAATTTTATATGTTATACATTCAGCCTTTGTGTACTTTCTCCTTTATTCAAAATAGTAGGAGAAGCTTTATTACTATTAATGATGATAGCCGCATTAATCATATGGGCACCATTGTCTGGTATATTGTTATGTGTTGGTTTTTTACCTATCGTTATTTTGTATGTGAGAATTGTTAAAAAGCGCTTGCGTTCTTATGGGACTGAAGAACTTGAAGCTCGACGTAATCAGTCTCGTACAGTTGTAGAAGCCTTTAGAGGCTATCCTGAATTGGAGATAAGCGAAGCTTTTCAATCTCTACTTACTTCTTTTGACTTAGGTTTGAATGTGATTGCCAAAAACCGCTTAAGGATGGAAATCACCCAATTATTCCCATCGTTCTTATCTGAAATATCGATTATCATAGGATTGGCATTACTTATCGGATTGAGTGGTGGAGATCTGGGAGTTATGAGTGGCGTATTTGCTATTGCTGCTTATCGAATGATCCCTTCCGTTAGGGGAATATTGAATAGTTGGTCAACCTTGCAAAATGCATCTCATAGTATTACTACAATAGCTGAGGGATTGGAAAAACAAGAAGAAAGAACGATGAATCAGGAATCTGATTTTCAATTTAAACATGCTATAAAAATAAAAAACCTGACATTTATCTTTCCAGATGGAGGTGTAATACTGAAGAATTTAAATTTCAACATTGCTCGTGGTGAAAAGATTGGAATAAGAGGGTCAAGCGGGTCTGGTAAATCGACTTTGTTTAATCTTCTGTTAGGCTTTTTGCAACCCACCTTTGGGGAAATATGGATTGATGAGAGGGCGTTGACTTCAGTTAATCGTCGGCAGTGGCACAAGTTGGTAGGTTATGTTCCTCAGGAAATATTTATTATTCAAGGTTCTTTAGCCGAAAATATAGCTTTAGGACAAAAAGAAATAGACAGGAATAAAATAATGCGCGTTTTAAGCCAAGTGAAGCTGAAAGAGTGGGCTGAAATGCTGCCACAAGGAATAAATACTTATTTGGGTGAGTATGGGAGCAGGCTTTCCGGTGGACAAAAACAAAGAATAGGTATTGCACGCGCGCTTTATAAAGACGCTGAAGTACTATTCTTTGATGAAGCTACTTCTGCTTTGGATAATGAGACCGAACATGAAATAAATTTAGCATTGGAAGAATTATCAGTTAGATATAAAGAGTTGACAATGATTGTTATAGCCCACCGTGAAAGTTCGTTGACTTTTTGTGACAGAATAATAGAATTATAA
- a CDS encoding PqqD family protein — protein MKIRENYKVRSIAGENLVVSQGQAGCDMTQVISLNQTAFLLWKELVGKEFEIGDAAKVLTDNYGILREQALKDAQKWVDKLIQAKVIDA, from the coding sequence ATGAAAATAAGAGAAAATTATAAGGTCAGAAGCATCGCTGGAGAAAATCTTGTAGTAAGTCAAGGGCAGGCGGGTTGTGATATGACTCAAGTGATCTCATTAAATCAAACAGCTTTTTTACTTTGGAAAGAATTAGTAGGAAAAGAGTTTGAAATAGGAGATGCAGCAAAAGTATTAACAGACAATTATGGAATTTTACGGGAGCAGGCTTTGAAAGATGCTCAAAAATGGGTTGATAAATTAATTCAGGCTAAGGTCATTGATGCTTAA
- a CDS encoding MraY family glycosyltransferase — translation MYYPIILILLFFTELLYIYFAYKYNIVDKPDKRSSHKHVALRGGGIIFYFGTLFFFIAHPIQYPWFLLGLTLITFISFWDDIRPISQAIRLIFHFAAMFLLCMQWDIFTLPLWGILAILIIGVGIINAYNFMDGINGITCGFSLVTLVSLAYINEFVVKFVEQTFILTVLCSVIVFCLFNFRQKAKCFVGDVGSVGIAFIIVFMIGLLIVKTNDFTWLVFLSVYGIDSVLTIIHRIIIHEDIRFPHRCHLYQIMANELGIPHVKVAFVYMGMQSVINIGYLEFREFGYWYLLISIFTLSIIYVIFMKKYFKLHLNV, via the coding sequence ATGTATTATCCTATTATTTTAATACTGTTATTTTTTACTGAATTATTATATATTTATTTTGCGTATAAATATAATATCGTAGATAAACCAGATAAACGCAGTTCGCATAAACATGTTGCGCTTAGAGGTGGAGGAATTATTTTTTATTTTGGGACTTTGTTCTTTTTTATTGCTCATCCAATACAATATCCTTGGTTTCTGCTGGGGCTAACACTTATAACTTTTATCAGTTTTTGGGATGATATACGTCCAATCTCTCAAGCGATACGATTAATCTTTCATTTTGCTGCGATGTTTCTGCTGTGTATGCAATGGGATATTTTTACATTGCCGCTATGGGGCATTTTAGCGATATTGATTATTGGTGTGGGCATTATTAATGCTTATAATTTTATGGATGGAATTAATGGTATAACATGTGGTTTCTCGCTTGTTACCCTTGTTTCTTTGGCTTATATCAATGAGTTTGTAGTTAAGTTTGTCGAGCAGACTTTTATATTGACTGTACTATGTTCAGTAATTGTATTTTGCTTATTTAATTTCCGTCAGAAAGCGAAATGTTTTGTAGGGGATGTGGGCTCTGTAGGTATTGCTTTTATTATTGTTTTTATGATAGGGTTGTTGATCGTAAAAACAAATGATTTTACCTGGCTTGTTTTCCTGTCCGTTTATGGAATTGATAGTGTATTGACTATTATTCATAGAATAATTATTCATGAAGATATTCGCTTTCCTCATCGCTGTCATTTATACCAGATTATGGCTAACGAATTGGGAATACCTCATGTAAAAGTAGCATTTGTTTATATGGGGATGCAAAGTGTTATCAACATTGGCTATTTGGAATTTCGAGAATTTGGATATTGGTATCTTTTGATAAGTATATTTACGTTGAGCATTATATATGTAATCTTTATGAAGAAATACTTTAAGCTGCATTTAAATGTATAA
- a CDS encoding NAD-dependent epimerase/dehydratase family protein: protein MKLLFTGAFGFVGTNVLPLLKNRYIVSTLGLSSQNDYCVDLAKEIPCLKEAYDIVLHAAGKAHCIPKTEEEKQAFFDINFQGSKNICMALEKSGIPKAFIFISTVAVYGCEFGNDITEEHPLNGMTPYAESKKKAELYLKDWCREHNVVLSIIRPSLIVGPNPPGTLGYMIKGIRTRRYLSISNGKCKKSLLMVQDIANLVPLLIAKGGIYNVCDTYKPTFKELEIIISRLLGKPLPFSIPYWVAKCMAFIGDCFGSNVLLNTLTLHKITKSLTFNNEKARRELGWEPMNVLDHFKI from the coding sequence ATGAAACTCCTATTTACGGGCGCATTTGGGTTTGTGGGAACGAATGTGCTTCCTTTGTTGAAGAACAGATACATTGTAAGCACTTTAGGATTATCTTCTCAGAATGATTATTGTGTTGATTTAGCTAAAGAAATTCCATGCCTTAAAGAGGCGTATGATATTGTTCTTCATGCAGCGGGGAAAGCCCATTGCATTCCTAAGACAGAAGAAGAGAAACAGGCTTTTTTTGATATAAACTTTCAAGGTAGTAAAAATATATGTATGGCTTTAGAGAAAAGTGGTATTCCGAAAGCCTTTATTTTCATTAGTACGGTAGCAGTATATGGCTGTGAGTTCGGTAATGATATTACGGAAGAGCATCCATTGAATGGAATGACTCCATATGCGGAAAGCAAAAAAAAAGCAGAATTGTATTTGAAAGATTGGTGTCGTGAGCATAATGTAGTTTTGAGTATTATTCGTCCATCTTTGATAGTTGGACCTAATCCACCGGGGACTTTAGGCTATATGATAAAAGGTATTCGTACGAGAAGATATCTGAGTATTTCGAATGGAAAATGTAAAAAAAGCCTGTTAATGGTACAAGATATTGCAAATTTAGTGCCTCTTTTGATAGCTAAAGGAGGAATTTATAATGTTTGTGATACTTATAAGCCTACTTTCAAAGAATTAGAAATCATAATTAGCCGATTACTTGGGAAGCCTTTACCGTTTTCAATCCCCTATTGGGTTGCTAAATGTATGGCATTTATAGGAGATTGTTTTGGCAGTAATGTTTTACTAAATACCTTGACATTGCATAAAATTACTAAATCACTTACTTTTAATAATGAAAAAGCGAGACGGGAATTAGGATGGGAGCCAATGAATGTATTAGATCATTTCAAGATATAA
- a CDS encoding glycosyltransferase family 2 protein, whose translation MKISLITVTFNSQKTLRSTIRSVLSQTYPNIEYIIVDGVSSDETLSMIKEYEPRFNGRLCWISEKDRGLYDAMNKGVLMATGEVIGFINSDDLFAENTAVEKIMRCFLQNPDADCVYADLYYVAKNNVNRIIRHWITGKQRPFSKGWHPAHPTFYVKREVYMKYGLFDLSYKLAADFELMLRFVEKDAIFMVYLEDSLVKMRLGGVTSNSLKNICKANFECMHAFKKNGIRMGGFYPFYRLIPKLRQYFQ comes from the coding sequence ATGAAGATATCTCTTATCACAGTCACTTTTAATAGCCAAAAAACACTTCGTTCCACGATTCGTTCGGTACTTTCACAAACTTACCCAAATATTGAATATATTATTGTGGACGGTGTGTCAAGCGATGAAACTTTGTCTATGATAAAGGAATACGAACCTCGATTTAATGGACGTTTATGCTGGATTAGTGAGAAGGATAGAGGACTTTATGATGCGATGAATAAGGGAGTCTTAATGGCAACAGGGGAAGTTATCGGATTTATTAATTCGGATGATTTATTTGCTGAGAATACTGCTGTAGAAAAAATAATGAGATGTTTTCTTCAAAATCCTGATGCAGATTGTGTATACGCAGATCTATACTACGTTGCTAAAAATAATGTGAATCGAATTATACGACATTGGATAACGGGGAAGCAACGACCTTTTAGTAAAGGATGGCATCCTGCTCATCCCACTTTTTATGTGAAAAGAGAAGTTTATATGAAGTATGGTTTGTTTGATCTCAGTTACAAATTAGCCGCAGACTTTGAGTTGATGTTACGTTTTGTTGAGAAGGATGCTATTTTTATGGTTTATTTGGAAGATTCACTTGTTAAAATGAGGCTGGGAGGAGTTACAAGTAATAGCTTAAAAAATATCTGCAAAGCTAATTTTGAGTGTATGCATGCTTTTAAGAAGAATGGTATTAGAATGGGGGGATTTTATCCATTTTATAGGTTGATTCCTAAATTGAGACAATATTTTCAATAA
- a CDS encoding DegT/DnrJ/EryC1/StrS family aminotransferase: MNNRIWLSLAHMSGREQDFIKEAFDTNWVVPLGPNVDAFEKSLSEYLNEERHVVALSAGTAALHLGLILFGVKPGDEIICQSFTFAASANPIVYLGAKPVFVDSEKDTWNMDPVLLNEAIKDRLRKTGKLPKVIIPVHLYGMPAKIDQIMEIANYYNIPVLEDAAEALGAVFDGQKCGTFGELAALSFNGNKMITTSGGGALVCRTEEEAKRTKFYATQARDAAPHYQHTHIGYNYRMSNICAGIGRGQMFVLDEHITRRREIHGLYTKLLKNVPGISVLQNFNDHFNSNFWLTCILVDSEIAGKTREDIRLKLDAENIETRPLWKPMHLQPVFADAPFYGNGTSEYLFNIGLCLPSSPTLTDEDIIRVVECIKLS; this comes from the coding sequence ATGAATAATAGAATCTGGCTTTCGCTTGCTCATATGTCTGGTCGTGAGCAGGACTTTATAAAAGAAGCATTTGATACGAATTGGGTAGTACCATTGGGACCCAATGTAGATGCCTTTGAGAAATCTTTAAGTGAATATTTAAATGAAGAACGTCACGTAGTGGCATTGAGTGCAGGTACGGCAGCACTTCATTTAGGTTTGATACTATTCGGAGTAAAACCTGGTGATGAAATAATTTGCCAAAGTTTTACTTTTGCAGCTTCTGCAAATCCCATTGTTTATTTGGGAGCAAAACCTGTATTTGTTGATAGTGAGAAAGATACATGGAATATGGATCCTGTACTTTTAAATGAGGCCATAAAAGATAGATTACGTAAAACCGGAAAACTTCCCAAGGTGATCATTCCTGTGCATCTTTACGGTATGCCTGCTAAAATTGATCAAATTATGGAAATTGCTAATTACTATAATATTCCTGTATTAGAAGATGCGGCTGAGGCTTTAGGGGCGGTTTTTGATGGGCAAAAATGTGGCACATTCGGAGAATTAGCTGCATTGTCATTTAATGGCAATAAAATGATTACAACTTCAGGTGGTGGTGCTTTAGTTTGTCGAACAGAAGAGGAAGCAAAACGTACGAAATTTTATGCGACTCAAGCACGTGATGCAGCTCCTCATTATCAGCATACTCATATTGGTTACAATTATCGTATGAGTAATATTTGTGCGGGTATTGGCCGTGGGCAAATGTTTGTACTTGATGAACACATTACTAGGAGAAGGGAAATACATGGATTATATACGAAATTATTGAAAAATGTTCCAGGAATTTCTGTACTGCAAAATTTTAATGATCATTTTAATTCTAACTTTTGGTTGACTTGCATTTTAGTAGATTCTGAGATTGCTGGTAAAACTCGTGAAGATATTCGTTTGAAATTGGATGCGGAGAATATTGAAACTCGTCCTCTATGGAAACCCATGCACCTGCAGCCAGTGTTTGCTGATGCACCGTTTTATGGGAACGGCACGAGTGAGTACCTTTTTAATATTGGTTTGTGTTTACCATCAAGTCCTACTTTGACAGATGAAGATATAATAAGGGTGGTAGAATGTATTAAATTGTCCTGA
- a CDS encoding acetyltransferase — protein MYLYGASGHAKVIIDILHAINEPIEALFDDNETINNLFDYPVLHTSEIKGPLLISIGNNNIRKKIAESVSVTIGQAFHPSAIISAKTNIDKGTVVMQGAIIQSDVNIGKHCIINTGASIDHESLIGDYVHISPHCTLCGNVEIGEGVLIGAGTTIIPGVKIGCWSVIGAGSVVAKDIPDHVLAVGNRCKVVKNL, from the coding sequence ATGTATTTATATGGTGCCAGTGGACATGCTAAAGTGATTATTGATATTTTGCATGCTATTAATGAACCGATTGAAGCGCTGTTTGACGACAATGAAACAATTAATAATCTTTTTGATTATCCCGTTTTACATACGTCAGAAATAAAAGGACCATTGCTTATTAGCATTGGAAATAATAATATCCGTAAAAAGATAGCGGAGTCTGTATCAGTAACTATCGGTCAGGCCTTTCATCCTTCAGCAATTATTTCCGCTAAAACAAACATTGATAAAGGAACTGTAGTAATGCAAGGAGCAATTATACAATCCGATGTAAATATTGGAAAACATTGTATTATTAACACAGGGGCTTCTATAGATCATGAGAGTTTAATCGGGGACTATGTGCATATCTCTCCTCACTGCACACTTTGTGGAAATGTGGAAATAGGAGAGGGTGTGTTGATAGGTGCGGGGACAACTATTATTCCCGGGGTTAAAATAGGTTGTTGGAGTGTGATTGGAGCTGGTTCCGTTGTGGCAAAAGATATTCCGGATCATGTATTAGCGGTAGGGAATCGTTGTAAAGTAGTGAAGAATTTGTAA
- a CDS encoding sugar transferase, protein MYRDYFKRFLDFIISLAILIIIWPILVLTGLGLHFANKGAGAFFLQERPGRHAKIFKVIKFKTMTDERDSFGNLLSDEQRLTKIGRFIRSTSIDELPQLINVIKGDMALIGPRPLLPQYLPLYSREQARRHEVRPGITGWAQVNGRNAISWTKKFELDVWYVEHCSLLLDAKTAFLTIKKVFAREDINSNASTTMEPFTGNN, encoded by the coding sequence ATGTATCGTGATTATTTTAAACGATTCCTAGATTTTATTATAAGCTTGGCGATATTGATAATTATTTGGCCAATATTAGTACTTACTGGATTGGGGCTTCATTTTGCAAACAAGGGTGCTGGTGCTTTTTTTTTGCAAGAAAGACCGGGGCGACATGCTAAAATCTTTAAAGTTATTAAATTTAAAACTATGACTGACGAACGTGATTCATTTGGTAATTTACTTTCTGATGAACAACGTTTGACTAAAATAGGTCGGTTTATTCGTTCGACTTCTATTGATGAATTACCTCAGTTGATAAATGTCATAAAAGGTGATATGGCATTAATTGGACCTCGCCCTTTATTGCCTCAATATCTGCCTCTTTATAGCAGAGAGCAGGCTCGTCGCCATGAGGTTCGTCCGGGTATTACAGGTTGGGCACAGGTAAATGGGCGTAATGCAATTTCTTGGACAAAGAAATTTGAACTAGATGTATGGTATGTGGAGCATTGCTCTTTGCTTTTGGATGCGAAAACAGCTTTTCTAACAATAAAAAAGGTCTTTGCACGTGAAGACATTAATTCGAATGCATCCACGACAATGGAACCTTTTACTGGAAATAATTAA
- a CDS encoding glycosyltransferase family 4 protein: protein MMKVLYIHQYFVTPDEHGANRSYWFARKLLEKGHQVTLITSTNAFKHPNAGRINVEGIDVIYVKNEYSQYFSKLRKLKSFWMFMVNSIRVASKEKDVDIVFATSTPLTVGIVALYLRFLKGWNYVFEVRDLWPEFPIQVGAIRNKLIIYLLRAFEKFVYKKSEYIITLSPGMRDGVLKCGISDKKICVIPNMSKPDLFYPRELSIDIIEQFGIQCDNFNVIHFGSMGIANGLEYIIETAKALQERDEMSVNFLILGDGSTLPVLQSKVRELELKNVFFLGQYDSFITSEIVNCCDVSLTCFKNIPILYTNSPNKLFDSLSAGKPIIVNSAGWTKDLVEKYNCGFYVDPDDPSDFANKLLWYKNQKKQLDEWGRNARELSLKMFDKSVLSDKFVETLQKVFKTIHSHVS from the coding sequence ATGATGAAAGTATTATATATTCATCAATATTTTGTAACTCCTGATGAACATGGTGCTAATCGTTCTTATTGGTTTGCCCGGAAGTTATTAGAAAAAGGGCATCAGGTTACATTGATTACATCAACAAATGCTTTTAAACATCCAAATGCTGGTCGTATTAACGTAGAAGGTATTGATGTCATTTATGTGAAAAATGAGTATAGTCAATATTTCTCGAAGTTACGTAAATTAAAATCATTTTGGATGTTTATGGTAAATTCTATTCGGGTGGCATCTAAAGAGAAAGATGTTGATATAGTATTTGCAACATCTACTCCTTTGACAGTAGGGATAGTAGCTTTATATCTTAGGTTTTTGAAGGGTTGGAATTATGTTTTTGAAGTTAGAGATTTGTGGCCGGAATTTCCTATCCAAGTTGGAGCTATCAGAAATAAGCTTATTATATATTTACTACGTGCATTTGAAAAGTTTGTATATAAAAAATCAGAATATATTATAACTTTATCTCCCGGTATGAGGGATGGAGTTCTGAAATGTGGGATTTCCGATAAAAAAATATGTGTAATACCTAATATGTCTAAACCGGATCTTTTTTATCCACGAGAATTATCTATTGATATAATAGAACAATTCGGTATACAATGTGATAATTTTAATGTAATTCATTTTGGCTCAATGGGAATTGCTAATGGATTAGAATACATTATTGAAACGGCTAAAGCACTTCAGGAAAGAGATGAAATGTCAGTGAATTTTTTAATACTGGGAGATGGTTCTACTTTGCCAGTTCTTCAGAGTAAAGTTAGAGAATTGGAACTGAAAAATGTTTTCTTCTTAGGACAATATGACTCATTTATTACTTCCGAAATTGTTAATTGTTGTGATGTTAGTTTGACTTGTTTTAAGAATATTCCCATTCTATATACAAACTCTCCTAATAAACTGTTTGATTCTCTTTCTGCAGGAAAACCCATAATTGTTAATTCTGCAGGATGGACAAAAGATCTTGTCGAAAAATATAACTGTGGCTTTTATGTTGATCCGGATGATCCATCAGATTTTGCAAATAAGTTGTTATGGTATAAGAATCAGAAAAAACAATTGGATGAATGGGGAAGGAATGCACGAGAATTATCGTTAAAGATGTTTGACAAATCTGTATTGTCTGATAAATTTGTAGAAACTTTGCAGAAGGTATTTAAAACAATTCATTCTCATGTATCGTGA